In one Arachis duranensis cultivar V14167 chromosome 9, aradu.V14167.gnm2.J7QH, whole genome shotgun sequence genomic region, the following are encoded:
- the LOC107464259 gene encoding glyoxylate/hydroxypyruvate reductase HPR3, producing the protein MDSELPALLVLGPPMVFNLFQSHYSHKYRFLNAFSSHLPLPQFLQTQQNHPSSVRAILCSPRQPVTADVIRSLPSLGIVATTTVGADHIDTAECRRRGIQVVTLGSQFAPDVADMAVALLIDVMFKISAGDRFAKKSIHFKPWSFPSGSKLGGKRVGIIGLGRIGGQVAKRLEAFDCIIMYHSRNKNPSVSYTFYSNVVDLASNSDVLVLCCPLTEQTKYIVNKEVMLALGKDGIIVNVGRGALIDEKELVQCLMKGEIRGAGLDVFENEPNVPKELFSLDNVVLSPHAGAITLDCFMDACEHVAKSFDAFFSS; encoded by the exons ATGGATTCAGAGCTTCCAGCGCTCTTGGTCTTGGGTCCTCCAATGGTCTTCAACCTCTTCCAATCTCACTACTCTCACAAATACCGTTTCCTCAATGCCTTTTCTTCTCATCTACCACTCCCCCAATTTCTTCAAACCCAACAGAACCACCCTTCCTCCGTCCGCGCCATCCTCTGCAGCCCGCGACAGCCGGTCACTGCTGACGTCATTCGGTCACTCCCCTCCCTCGGCATCGTCGCTACTACCACCGTTGGTGCTGACCACATCGATACCGCCGAGTGCCGCCGCCGAGGCATCCAGGTTGTTACTCTCGGGTCACAGTTTGCCCCCGATGTTGCTGACATGGCCGTGGCGTTGCTGATCGACGTCATGTTCAAGATCTCTGCCGGTGATCGGTTTGCCAAGAAGTCGATTCATTTCAAGCCATGGAGCTTCCCTTCTGGTTCAAAG CTAGGAGGCAAGAGAGTTGGGATTATAGGATTGGGAAGAATTGGTGGACAAGTTGCCAAAAGGCTAGAGGCCTTTGATTGCATAATCATGTACCATTCAAGGAACAAGAATCCATCAGTCTCATACACTTTCTACTCCAATGTCGTTGATCTTGCCTCTAACAGTGATGTTCTTGTTCTTTGTTGTCCATTAACTGAGCAAACAAAGTACATAGTCAACAAGGAAGTAATGTTAGCATTGGGGAAGGATGGCATTATTGTGAATGTTGGAAGAGGAGCTCTAATTGATGAAAAGGAATTGGTACAATGTTTGATGAAAGGGGAGATAAGAGGTGCTGGTTTGGATGTGTTTGAGAATGAGCCTAATGTTCCCAAAGAGCTCTTTTCATTGGACAATGTTGTCCTTTCACCACATGCTGGTGCAATTACATTAGATTGTTTCATGGATGCATGTGAACATGTGGCAAAGAGTTTTGATGCCTTCTTCTCAAGTTAA
- the LOC107464258 gene encoding glyoxylate/hydroxypyruvate reductase HPR3, giving the protein MTSELPPLLVLGPPALYSLFQSQNSNKYRFLDAFSSNLPLLQFLQTQQIHPSSVRAILCNPLQPVTADVIRSLPSLGIVVTVSVGSDHIDILKCLRRCIHVVTLGTQFTADVADIAVALLIDVHFKISAGDRFARNWGPCKPLASPSGSKLGGKRVGIIGLGRIGGEVAKRLEAFDCIIMYHSRNKNPSVSYTFYSNVVDLASNSDVLILCCPLTEQTKYIVNKEVMLALGKDGIIVNVGRGALIDEKVLVQCLMKGEIRGAGLDVFENEPNVPEELFALDNVVLSPHAAAYTLDCFMDACEHVAKSLDAFFSSKSLIISPIT; this is encoded by the exons ATGACTTCAGAGCTTCCACCACTCTTGGTTTTGGGCCCTCCAGCGTTGTATAGCCTCTTCCAATCTCAAAACTCTAACAAATACCGTTTCCTTGATGCCTTCTCCTCTAATCTCCCACTcctccaattccttcaaacccaACAAATCCACCCTTCCTCCGTTCGCGCCATCCTCTGCAACCCTCTACAGCCGGTCACTGCTGACGTCATCCGCTCACTCCCCTCCCTCGGCATTGTTGTTACGGTCAGCGTCGGATCTGACCACATTGACATCCTCAAGTGCCTTCGCCGCTGCATCCACGTTGTCACTCTCGGGACACAGTTCACCGCCGACGTTGCTG ACATAGCCGTCGCGTTGCTCATCGACGTCCACTTCAAGATCTCTGCCGGCGACCGCTTCGCTAGAAACTGGGGTCCATGTAAGCCCTTGGCTTCTCCTTCTGGATCAAAG CTAGGAGGCAAGAGAGTTGGGATTATTGGATTGGGAAGAATTGGTGGGGAAGTTGCCAAAAGGCTAGAGGCCTTTGATTGCATAATCATGTACCATTCAAGGAACAAGAATCCATCAGTCTCGTACACTTTCTACTCCAATGTGGTTGATCTTGCCTCTAACAGTgatgttcttatactttgttgtccATTAACTGAGCAGACAAAGTACATAGTCAACAAGGAAGTAATGTTAGCATTGGGGAAGGATGGCATTATTGTGAATGTTGGAAGAGGAGCTCTAATTGATGAAAAGGTATTGGTACAATGTTTGATGAAAGGGGAAATAAGAGGTGCTGGTTTGGATGTGTTTGAGAATGAGCCTAATGTTCCCGAGGAACTTTTTGCATTGGACAATGTTGTCCTTTCACCACATGCTGCTGCTTACACATTAGATTGTTTCATGGATGCATGTGAACATGTAGCAAAGAGTTTAGATGCCTTCTTCTCAAGTAAATCCCTTATTATTTCTCCAATAACATGA
- the LOC107464257 gene encoding glyoxylate/hydroxypyruvate reductase HPR3, giving the protein MAKEEEEVPAILVLASPFGIDLKAQNPPKYRFLEAFSSNLPLLQFLQQQQTLPPSVRAIICNALKPVTADVIRSLPSLDLVVTASAGTDHIDLTECRRRRIQVVNIGGLFAADVADMAVALLIDVLFKISAGDRFARNWGLSKPLGFPFGSKLGGKRVGIIGLGRIGGEVAKRLEAFDCIIKYHSRNKNPSVSYTFYSNVVDLASNSDVLVLCCPLTEQTRHIINKEVMLALGKDGIIINVGRGALIDEKELVQCLVKGEIRGAGLDVFEDEPNVPKELFPLDNVVLSPHAAALTLDGFKDSCDYVTKSLDTFFSIKPQVSKTKLTCD; this is encoded by the exons ATGGctaaggaggaggaggaggttcCAGCAATCTTGGTGTTGGCCTCTCCATTTGGGATCGACCTCAAAGCTCAAAACCCTCCAAAATACCGTTTTCTCGAGGCCTTCTCTTCAAACCTCCCACTCCTCCAATTCCTCCAACAACAACAAACCCTCCCTCCCTCTGTCCGCGCTATTATCTGCAACGCGCTAAAGCCGGTCACTGCTGACGTCATCCGGTCACTCCCTTCGCTCGACTTGGTAGTCACCGCCAGCGCCGGTACTGACCACATCGACCTCACCGAGTGCCGCCGCCGACGCATCCAGGTCGTCAACATCGGTGGACTGTTCGCCGCCGACGTTGCTGACATGGCCGTCGCTTTGCTCATTGACGTTCTGTTCAAGATCTCCGCCGGTGACCGCTTCGCTAGGAATTGGGGTCTTTCTAAGCCGTTGGGTTTCCCTTTCGGTTCAAag TTAGGAGGCAAGCGAGTTGGAATTATTGGATTGGGAAGAATTGGTGGGGAAGTTGCTAAAAGGCTAGAAGCCTTTGATTGCATAATTAAGTACCATTCAAGGAACAAGAATCCATCAGTATCATACACTTTCTACTCCAATGTGGTTGATCTTGCCTCTAACAGTGATGTTCTTGTTCTTTGTTGTCCATTAACTGAGCAAACAAGGCACATAATCAACAAGGAAGTGATGTTAGCATTGGGGAAGGATGGAATCATCATAAATGTTGGAAGAGGAGCTTTAATTGATGAAAAGGAATTGGTGCAGTGTTTGGTGAAAGGGGAAATAAGAGGTGCTGGTTTGGATGTGTTTGAGGATGAGCCTAATGTTCCTAAAGAGCTATTTCCATTGGACAATGTTGTCCTTTCACCACATGCTGCTGCTTTGACATTAGATGGTTTCAAGGATTCATGTGACTATGTGACAAAGAGTTTAGATACCTTCTTCTCAATTAAACCTCAagtttctaaaactaaactcacATGTGACTAA